Proteins co-encoded in one Pseudophryne corroboree isolate aPseCor3 chromosome 1, aPseCor3.hap2, whole genome shotgun sequence genomic window:
- the LOC135010575 gene encoding paraneoplastic antigen Ma2-like: MEVILEKDIYVWCKDQGVDPRKGICIVGNFEGVTDDKVIKEVQRLYGIRNPGIVDKWKSATGDTCAILITNQEYQDSELIPVKISVEGVLGRRWQIMWPSEVGETEGDAQVAINDNRLERIEGDHQNSRDSSLPRTIPSTNTRESVEPQVEAVMDKMVSHFERWHYEGGYRRLRVFSGITPVPTGEEGYDAWREAAVQHSEEWRCPEHIKKQRIVESLRGPAMGIIHATRRSNPNATLKDYFNALDYSFGTLEDVGDILARLNQTYQEPAETLTNYIYRLDKILYKLMDKGGI; encoded by the coding sequence ATGGAGGTCATACTGGAGAAGGACATATATGTATGGTGTAAAGATCAAGGCGTAGATCCTCGCAAAGGCATATGCATAGTGGGCAACTTTGAAGGCGTCACAGATGACAAGGTGATTAAAGAAGTACAGAGATTGTATGGGATAAGAAATCCTGGTATAGTTGACAAGTGGAAGAGTGCCACTGGCGATACATGTGCCATATTGATAACCAATCAAGAATACCAGGACTCTGAATTGATTCCTGTAAAAATATCAGTGGAAGGAGTACTCGGCAGAAGATGGCAAATAATGTGGCCTAGTGAAGTTGGAGAGACCGAGGGAGACGCTCAGGTAGCCATTAATGATAATAGACTGGAGAGAATTGAAGGAGATCATCAGAACTCGAGGGATAGTTCTCTGCCAAGAACCATTCCGAGTACTAATACACGTGAATCTGTAGAACCCCAAGTGGAGGCGGTAATGGATAAAATGGTCAGCCACTTTGAACGCTGGCATTATGAGGGAGGATATAGAAGGCTCAGAGTTTTTTCTGGCATAACGCCAGTCCCTACCGGAGAAGAAGGATATGATGCTTGGAGAGAAGCCGCTGTGCAACACTCTGAAGAGTGGAGGTGCCCGGagcacataaaaaaacaaaggatTGTGGAAAGCCTGAGAGGTCCTGCCATGGGCATCATCCACGCTACACGGAGAAGCAATCCCAACGCCACCTTGAAAGATTATTTCAACGCACTAGATTATTCTTTTGGAACTCTAGAAGACGTAGGGGATATCTTGGCTAGGCTAAATCAGACCTACCAAGAGCCTGCTGAGACTCTCACTAATTATATTTATCGTCTAGATAAGATATTATATAAATTGATGGACAAAGGAGGGATTTAA